A portion of the Microlunatus phosphovorus NM-1 genome contains these proteins:
- a CDS encoding sensor histidine kinase — MATVNWVAGLLGAACLLLGVLLGLLISAHRRRDRQVDQLVAPQHRPAVVVPEGTSQVLAVIRSAGVVVGPHDEVLESTPLALKLGLTRGSRVVIAQVLEMVRLCRREDRMLSEEVNVSRGGSGRSDADLLLGVRVAPMSGGLVVVLADDLTDARRVEAIRRDFVANVSHELKTPIGAVSLLAEAVEEAADDPEAVRRFAARMGIESTRLADLVSQIIDLSRLQATDPMGRADTVEIDDVLIEAVDRCRVDAEEREVTITVAGENGLQVMGDQQQLTTAIGNLVENALVYSDPGARVVVAARRQVRDDDYVAITVSDNGIGIPTDQLERIFERFYRVDYARSRANGGSGLGLSIVKHIAAVHHGDVAVWSQLGQGSTFTLRLPAQHDHDSEQDHDQDPDRDGAAVTSLSARAKTRS, encoded by the coding sequence ATCGCGACTGTGAACTGGGTTGCTGGGCTGCTCGGCGCTGCCTGCCTGCTCCTGGGCGTGCTGCTCGGGCTGCTGATCTCGGCGCACCGGCGGCGAGACCGGCAGGTTGACCAGTTGGTCGCGCCCCAGCATCGCCCGGCCGTCGTCGTGCCTGAGGGCACCAGCCAGGTGCTGGCGGTGATCCGCTCGGCAGGGGTCGTCGTCGGCCCGCACGACGAAGTGCTGGAGTCGACTCCGTTGGCGCTCAAGCTGGGCCTGACCCGGGGCTCCCGGGTCGTCATCGCCCAAGTGCTGGAGATGGTCCGGCTGTGCCGGCGCGAGGACCGGATGCTGAGCGAAGAGGTGAACGTCAGCCGCGGCGGTTCCGGTCGAAGCGATGCGGACCTGCTGCTCGGGGTCCGAGTGGCTCCGATGTCTGGTGGCCTGGTCGTGGTGCTCGCCGACGACCTGACCGACGCGCGTCGGGTGGAAGCTATCCGTCGGGACTTCGTCGCGAACGTGAGCCATGAACTGAAGACGCCGATCGGAGCCGTCTCGCTGCTGGCCGAAGCAGTCGAGGAGGCTGCCGATGACCCCGAGGCGGTACGCCGGTTCGCGGCTCGGATGGGCATCGAGTCGACCCGGCTTGCCGATCTGGTGAGCCAGATCATCGACCTTTCCCGACTGCAGGCGACCGACCCGATGGGCCGCGCAGACACGGTGGAGATCGATGACGTGCTGATCGAGGCCGTCGACCGATGTCGGGTTGACGCCGAGGAGCGCGAGGTCACGATCACCGTCGCCGGGGAGAACGGCCTGCAGGTGATGGGCGATCAGCAGCAACTCACCACAGCGATCGGCAATTTGGTCGAGAACGCCCTGGTCTACTCCGACCCCGGTGCCCGGGTGGTCGTCGCTGCTCGCCGTCAGGTACGCGACGACGACTATGTCGCCATCACTGTGTCTGACAATGGCATCGGCATCCCGACCGACCAACTCGAGCGGATCTTCGAGCGTTTCTACCGCGTCGACTACGCCCGGAGCCGCGCCAACGGGGGCAGCGGGCTCGGCCTGTCGATCGTCAAGCACATTGCCGCAGTCCATCACGGCGACGTTGCCGTCTGGAGCCAGCTGGGACAGGGTTCCACCTTCACCCTGCGATTGCCTGCCCAGCACGACCACGATTCCGAACAAGACCATGACCAGGACCCCGACCGCGATGGCGCTGCTGTCACCTCGCTGTCGGCCCGAGCTAAGACCAGGAGCTGA
- the phoU gene encoding phosphate signaling complex protein PhoU, which yields MRDSYHDQLDDILADLVHMCQKVAIAVRSSTSALLDADIHLAEQVIGDDTELDRMQADIEERAFTLLARQSPVAGELRTVVASLRMVTELERMGDLAAHVAKIARLRYPEVAVPELLRPNFVRMGDVAEKMVVTAGHTLSSRSIESAEDLRSRDEEMDDLRSSQFRVMLGDGWEYGVEAAVDVALLGRYYERIADHAASMGRRIIYVVTGEFPETEYWPQP from the coding sequence ATGCGCGACAGCTACCACGACCAGCTCGACGACATCCTGGCGGATCTGGTGCACATGTGTCAGAAGGTGGCGATCGCCGTCCGATCGAGCACCAGCGCTCTGCTGGACGCCGATATCCATCTCGCCGAGCAGGTCATCGGCGACGACACCGAGCTCGATCGGATGCAGGCCGACATCGAGGAGCGCGCCTTCACCTTGCTGGCTCGGCAGTCCCCGGTCGCCGGCGAACTCCGTACGGTGGTGGCGTCGTTGCGGATGGTCACCGAGCTCGAACGGATGGGAGACCTGGCCGCCCACGTGGCCAAGATCGCGCGGCTGCGTTATCCGGAGGTCGCCGTGCCGGAGTTGTTGCGGCCCAACTTCGTCCGAATGGGCGATGTCGCTGAGAAGATGGTGGTGACCGCCGGCCACACCCTCAGCAGTCGCAGCATCGAGAGCGCCGAGGACCTGCGCTCACGCGACGAGGAGATGGACGACCTGCGTTCCAGCCAGTTCCGAGTGATGCTGGGAGACGGCTGGGAATACGGCGTGGAGGCCGCCGTCGACGTGGCCCTGCTCGGCCGCTACTACGAGCGGATCGCCGATCACGCGGCCTCGATGGGCCGCCGGATCATCTATGTGGTGACCGGCGAGTTCCCCGAGACCGAATACTGGCCGCAACCCTGA
- a CDS encoding phosphoglyceromutase, whose protein sequence is MSATLILLRHGESEWNATNQFTGWVDVDLTAKGEAEAKHGGELLVENDLLPDVLHTSLLKRAIRTSQISLEVADRHWIPTKRHWRLNERHYGALQGKDKAATLAEFGEEQFMLWRRSYDTPPPAIDNDSEFSNFHDPRYAGMPPELRPQTECLKDVLERALPYWYDEIVPDLAAGKVVLVVAHGNSLRAIVKHLDKMGDAEVVGLNIPTGIPLLYELNDDFTPVTVGGRYLDPNAAAAAIEAVKNQGKKK, encoded by the coding sequence GTGTCTGCAACCTTGATCCTGCTTCGCCACGGCGAGAGCGAATGGAACGCCACCAACCAGTTCACCGGCTGGGTGGACGTCGACCTCACCGCGAAGGGCGAGGCCGAGGCCAAGCATGGCGGTGAGCTGCTGGTCGAGAACGACCTGCTCCCCGACGTGCTGCACACCTCGCTGCTCAAGCGCGCCATCCGTACCTCCCAGATCTCTCTCGAGGTCGCCGACCGGCACTGGATCCCGACCAAGCGGCACTGGCGGCTGAACGAGCGGCATTACGGTGCGCTGCAGGGCAAGGACAAGGCCGCGACGCTTGCCGAGTTCGGTGAGGAGCAGTTCATGCTCTGGCGCCGCTCGTACGACACCCCGCCGCCCGCTATCGACAACGACAGCGAGTTCTCCAACTTTCACGACCCGCGGTACGCCGGCATGCCGCCGGAGCTGCGGCCACAGACCGAGTGCCTGAAGGACGTGCTGGAGCGGGCGCTGCCGTACTGGTACGACGAGATCGTCCCGGACCTGGCCGCCGGCAAGGTCGTGTTGGTCGTGGCGCACGGCAACTCGCTCCGGGCGATCGTCAAGCACCTCGACAAGATGGGCGACGCCGAGGTCGTCGGGCTCAACATCCCCACCGGCATCCCGCTGCTCTACGAGCTGAACGACGACTTCACCCCGGTCACCGTCGGTGGGCGTTACCTCGACCCGAACGCCGCCGCAGCGGCTATCGAAGCGGTCAAGAACCAAGGTAAGAAGAAGTAG
- a CDS encoding alpha-amylase family protein: protein MTIPDAAGLLDGEPAHDQVVFAARLQRYWPDLLAGLTGAYPEHAVEMAQRAVEIAASSFRRRPEDLRLLDLRRHADPQWYQHPRMLGYAAYADLFAGGLRGVIDKVDYLAELGVTYLHLMPLLKPRPGPNDGGYAVMDYRAVREDLGSIDDLRELATALRRVGISLTVDLVLNHVAMEHDWARAAAGGDHYYRDYFFMFADRDIPNAYERTLPEVFPDFAPGNFTFDDESQSWVWTTFNTWQWDLNWRNPEVFFEFADIICWLANLGVECIRLDAIAFIVKRLGTSCQNQPEVHAITQALRAIARIAAPALIFKAEAIVGPTDLPAYLGVGKHAGRVCDLAYQNSLMVQIWSTLAAKDTRLLCTALNRFPAKPPSTVWGTYLRCHDDIGWAIDDDDAAAVGLDGFEHRRFLSDFYAGSYPMSDARGLVFQENLATGDRRISGTAASLIGIEAALASGDETHLDLAIRRLLLAYQIVYGFGGLPLVYMGDELALRNDYDYVDDPAHADDNRWVHRPPMDWTAAERRHVEGTVEHRVWHGLRHAASVRSGLASMDAAVETEVMDPVNPAVLVFQRRAATQNMVGIYNVTPEPQRLPRWVVSLGNWAVDALTGESPLTDREIILKPYQARWLVQPA from the coding sequence ATGACAATTCCTGATGCCGCCGGGCTGCTCGACGGAGAGCCGGCCCACGACCAGGTGGTGTTCGCCGCCAGGCTGCAGCGCTACTGGCCGGACCTGCTTGCGGGTCTCACAGGCGCCTATCCGGAGCACGCGGTCGAGATGGCCCAGCGGGCCGTCGAGATCGCCGCCAGCAGCTTCCGACGACGGCCCGAGGATCTGCGGCTGCTCGACCTGCGTCGACATGCCGACCCGCAGTGGTATCAGCATCCGCGGATGCTCGGCTATGCCGCGTACGCCGATCTGTTCGCCGGTGGGCTGCGCGGGGTGATCGACAAGGTCGACTACCTGGCTGAGCTCGGCGTCACCTATCTGCATCTGATGCCCCTGCTGAAACCCCGTCCCGGTCCCAATGACGGCGGGTATGCGGTGATGGACTATCGGGCCGTCCGCGAGGATCTCGGGAGCATCGACGACCTGCGTGAGCTGGCGACCGCGCTGCGTCGGGTCGGCATCTCGCTGACCGTCGACCTGGTCTTGAACCACGTTGCCATGGAGCACGATTGGGCGCGGGCGGCAGCCGGCGGTGATCACTACTATCGCGACTACTTCTTCATGTTCGCCGATCGGGATATCCCCAACGCGTACGAGCGCACGCTGCCGGAGGTCTTTCCTGACTTCGCACCCGGCAATTTCACCTTCGACGACGAATCGCAGTCCTGGGTGTGGACGACGTTCAACACCTGGCAGTGGGACCTCAACTGGCGCAATCCCGAGGTGTTCTTCGAGTTCGCCGACATCATCTGCTGGTTGGCGAACCTCGGGGTGGAATGCATCCGGCTGGATGCCATCGCCTTCATCGTCAAACGGCTCGGCACCAGCTGCCAGAACCAGCCGGAGGTGCACGCGATCACCCAGGCATTGCGCGCGATCGCTCGGATTGCGGCGCCCGCCCTGATCTTCAAGGCCGAGGCGATCGTCGGTCCGACCGATCTGCCGGCGTACCTCGGCGTCGGCAAGCATGCCGGACGGGTCTGCGATCTGGCGTACCAGAACTCGTTGATGGTGCAGATCTGGTCCACCTTGGCGGCCAAGGACACCCGACTGCTGTGTACCGCGCTCAATCGGTTCCCGGCCAAGCCGCCGAGCACGGTGTGGGGCACCTATCTGCGCTGTCACGACGACATCGGCTGGGCGATCGATGACGACGATGCCGCCGCGGTCGGGCTGGACGGCTTCGAGCATCGCCGGTTCCTGTCGGATTTCTATGCCGGCAGCTATCCGATGAGCGACGCGCGCGGTCTGGTGTTCCAAGAGAACCTCGCCACCGGTGATCGGCGGATCAGTGGCACTGCGGCATCGCTGATCGGCATCGAGGCGGCACTGGCCAGCGGTGACGAGACCCACCTCGACCTGGCGATCCGGCGACTGCTGCTCGCGTACCAGATCGTGTACGGGTTCGGCGGGCTGCCGCTGGTCTACATGGGTGACGAACTGGCGCTGCGCAACGACTACGACTATGTCGACGACCCCGCGCATGCCGATGACAACCGCTGGGTCCATCGGCCGCCGATGGACTGGACAGCGGCTGAGCGCCGGCACGTCGAAGGAACCGTGGAGCATCGGGTCTGGCACGGGCTGCGGCATGCGGCGTCGGTCCGGTCGGGGCTGGCGAGCATGGATGCCGCAGTGGAGACCGAGGTGATGGACCCGGTCAATCCGGCGGTGCTGGTGTTCCAGCGTCGTGCGGCCACCCAGAACATGGTGGGCATCTACAACGTGACCCCGGAACCACAGCGGCTGCCGCGATGGGTGGTCTCGCTGGGCAACTGGGCGGTCGATGCGCTCACCGGCGAGAGCCCACTGACCGACCGCGAGATCATCCTCAAGCCCTATCAAGCGCGCTGGCTGGTTCAACCGGCCTGA
- a CDS encoding ankyrin repeat domain-containing protein, producing MRRSARRPHHARALIVFVGIPTIVALVIVAILGTAGIPSLTAGSRADAEHYYGTDPTALALATAVTAGDHDRIVELVEAGADPDAVGTDYITMAQWAIESGSPDGLEALLEAGALRDRLGRAGRAPLHDAARQSDPRYARILLTAGADPDVRVAYSDTTALREACLAAHAATFEALVAGGADVEARDRAGDRALHICARAGTGALVLRLLELGADPTARNVAGNTFQDYYFSFDDSLLSWAAHRQHLQTAAWLQEHRVPLVPRAERYR from the coding sequence GTGAGACGGTCAGCACGCCGACCCCACCACGCCCGCGCCCTGATCGTGTTCGTCGGGATCCCCACCATCGTCGCGCTCGTCATCGTCGCGATCCTCGGCACCGCCGGAATCCCGTCCCTGACTGCCGGCTCCCGCGCGGACGCCGAGCACTACTACGGCACGGATCCGACGGCGCTGGCACTGGCCACGGCCGTCACCGCCGGAGACCATGACCGGATCGTCGAGCTGGTCGAGGCCGGGGCCGATCCCGATGCAGTGGGAACGGACTACATCACCATGGCCCAGTGGGCCATCGAGTCCGGCAGTCCCGACGGTCTCGAGGCGCTGCTCGAAGCGGGCGCGTTGCGCGACCGGCTGGGCCGGGCCGGGCGCGCGCCCCTGCACGACGCCGCACGCCAATCCGATCCGCGGTATGCCCGGATCCTGCTGACAGCCGGGGCCGACCCGGACGTCCGGGTGGCGTACTCCGATACCACCGCACTGCGCGAGGCGTGCCTGGCGGCGCACGCAGCGACGTTCGAGGCCCTGGTCGCGGGTGGGGCCGACGTCGAGGCGAGGGACCGCGCAGGTGACCGTGCCCTGCACATCTGTGCCCGCGCCGGCACCGGTGCGCTGGTGTTGCGACTGCTCGAACTCGGTGCCGATCCGACGGCCCGCAACGTCGCCGGCAACACGTTCCAGGATTACTACTTCTCCTTCGACGACTCCCTGCTCAGCTGGGCTGCGCACCGCCAGCATCTTCAGACCGCAGCCTGGCTGCAGGAGCA